Proteins encoded in a region of the Fusarium falciforme chromosome 6, complete sequence genome:
- a CDS encoding Alpha-aminoadipate reductase: protein MAELPDPTIDLDWSGYALCDRDREFNVSIVENGKVDFPNLPFPDAAARTEDASEEDLKSWEALSETEKTLATQWSTLIPGLNAKTIRLESNFFDCGGHSLLAQQLLLNIRKSLGADITIGVLYANPSLRGLGSQVDRLRSGQAATVDKAVDSAYAESFDELINTLDDKYQSADPDALSPSSGVTFSLTGATGFLGAYLVKEILGRENTKLIAHIRGAKGLDFAKDRLTRSLKGYGLWQDSWAERIECVLGDLSKPRLGLDDASWKHVTETADAVVHNAAYVHWIARYEQMMRPNVLSTIDAMKLCNEGKPKLFSFVSSTSTLDTDHYVKVSHEQTATGRGAVLEADDMQGSRVGLGTGYGQTKWVSEQLVREAGKRGLRGAVIRPGYILGSRENGVSNTDDFLIRLCKGCVQLGARPLIINSVNAVPVDHVARVVIASALNPLPGVNVVHVTAHPRLRMNEFLSALEYYGYKVPEVDYEEWKTQLEEFVSAGSTEKDQEQSALMPLFHMATSNLPSTTRAPELDDRNAVAVLKADADRWTGVDDSAGEGITREDIGRYLRFLAEIKFMPLPTGRGRELPPIAADIAQAQAQWGVGGRGGAA, encoded by the exons ATGGCTGAGCTGCCCGATCCCACCATCGACCTCGACTGGAGCGGCTAT GCTTTGTGtgaccgagaccgagagtTCAACGTGAGCATAGTCGAGAACGGCAAGGTCGATTTCCCGAACCTACCCTTCCCTGATGCTGCCGCGAGAACAGAGGACGCCTCGGAAGAGGACCTGAAGAGCTGGGAGGCCCTCTCTGAGACGGAGAAGACCCTTGCCACACAGTGGTCAACACTAATCCCTGGCCTCAACGCCAAGACTATCAG GCTTGAATCAAACTTCTTCGACTGTGGCGGACACAGTCTCCTGGCtcagcagctcctcctcaacattCGCAAGAGTTTGGGTGCTGACATCACCATCGGCGTCCTCTACGCGAACCCCAGTCTCAGAGGTCTGGGATCCCAGGTGGACCGTCTACGCAGTGGCCAGGCTGCTACAGTTGACAAGGCTGTCGACAGCGCCTACGCCGAGTCGTTTGACGAGCTGATCAACACGCTCGATGATAAGTACCAGAGCGCGGACCCGGATGCTCTGAGCCCATCGAGTGGCGTCACATTCTCCCTCACTGGTGCTACAGGTTTCTTGGGCGCCTACCTTGTCAAGGAGATCCTGGGAAGAGAGAATACCAAGCTCATCGCGCACATTCGTGGAGCCAAGGGACTTGACTTTGCCAAGGATCGTCTGACGAGGTCACTCAAGGGCTATGGTTTGTGGCAGGACTCGTGGGCCGAGAGGATCGAATGCGTCCTTGGTGACCTTTCCAAGCCTCGTCTTGGGCTTGACGATGCCAGCTGGAAGCATGTCACCGAGACAGCGGATGCCGTGGTCCATAACGCGGCATATGTTCATTGGATTGCTCGATACGAGCAGATGATGCGCCCCAACGTCCTGTCTACTATTGACGCGATGAAGCTTTGTAACGAGGGAAAGCCCAAGCTATTCTCTTTCGTGTCGTCGACTTCGACCTTGGACACTGACCACTACGTCAAGGTGTCTCACGAGCAAACCGCGACTGGACGCGGAGCGGTGCTTGAAGCCGACGACATGCAGGGCAGCCGCGTTGGCCTTGGTACTGGTTATGGCCAAACCAAATGG GTGTCTGAGCAACTCGTCCGGGAAGCTGGCAAGCGTGGGCTCCGGGGTGCTGTTATCCGTCCCGGATACATTCTCGGCAGCCGTGAAAACGGTGTCTCAAACACCGATGATTTCCTGATCAGACTCTGCAAGGGTTGTGTCCAATTGGGCGCAAGACCATTGATCATCAACTCGGTGAACGCCGTTCCCGTGGACCACGTTGCCAGGGTTGTCATTGCCTCGGCCCTTAACCCCCTACCCGGCGTCAACGTGGTTCACGTCACAGCGCACCCAAGACTTCGTATGAACGAGTTCCTCTCGGCATTGGAGTACTATGGCTACAAGGTTCCCGAGGTGGACTATGAGGAGTGGAAGACGCAGCTGGAGGAGTTTGTGTCTGCCGGTTCCACCGAGAAGGATCAGGAGCAGAGCGCCCTCATGCCCTTGTTCCATATGGCAACCTCGAACCTGCCGTCGACTACTCGCGCCCCTGAACTGGACGACAGAAACGCCGTGGCCGTGCTCAAGGCCGACGCCGATCGCTGGACTGGCGTCGACGACAGCGCGGGCGAGGGTATCACCCGCGAGGACATTGGAAGGTATCTGCGCTTCCTGGCCGAGATCAAGTTTATGCCTCTGCCGACCGGAAGGGGACGCGAGCTGCCTCCCATCGCGGCCGACATTGCGCAGGCTCAGGCACAATGGGGAGTTGGAGGTCGCGGTGGCGCGGCTTAG
- a CDS encoding BZIP domain-containing protein: MAAFVHSYPHAMDFAFGSSMGAMATTPSPGYMMTPSPYYTRTPSPTDRSNMVYQPLPSQAPDASFFEEAIGGSPMPQDIPFGIIQGPSQYSTAPKIPDSPQRIMPTVEADTKPNRRTRNRRQSQASSSMSEEMSVPGLSPESPKQKKRGRKPKNEPKEPGKGRRKVELDEDDLPKDPRRRRILERNRIAATKCRLRKRDEASALASREQAMEDQNRYLSSCFDTLTAEIYHLKTQLLQHTDCNCVLIQKYIANEAKKTVDGLLSCSQAFQMDNDSMSPYRRGSSNSGTSPTESLGVPTPEFEGVSPTWSHPFQQAPASSEVGEDMFDMAIDQYNKGTMAMHGQPISNLPLPNSESEMFVGMGPQPQHVDGINWDSSWGFR; the protein is encoded by the coding sequence ATGGCTGCTTTTGTTCACTCCTATCCCCACGCAATGGACTTTGCATTTGGGTCGTCCATGGGTGCTATGGCCACGACGCCTTCCCCAGGATATATGATGACTCCATCTCCATACTACACCAGAACACCCTCGCCCACCGACCGCAGCAACATGGTGTACCAGCCACTCCCCAGTCAGGCACCCGATGCATCCTTCTTCGAGGAAGCAATCGGAGGCTCTCCAATGCCCCAGGACATCCCTTTTGGCATCATCCAAGGGCCGTCCCAGTATAGCACCGCACCAAAAATTCCCGATTCTCCACAAAGGATAATGCCAACCGTTGAGGCTGACACGAAACCCAATCGCCGGACCCGGAATCGACGACAATCACAAGCAAGCTCGAGCATGTCGGAGGAGATGAGTGTCCCTGGTCTTTCCCCAGAGTCCccgaagcagaagaagcgaGGTCGAAAACCCAAGAACGAACCAAAGGAGCCAGGTAAAGGGCGCCGGAAAGTGGAactggatgaggatgatcttCCCAAGGACCCACGACGTCGACGCATTCTCGAACGCAATAGGATTGCTGCCACCAAGTGTCGCCTAAGGAAACGGGATGAAGCATCAGCTCTTGCCTCCAGAGAGCAAGCCATGGAAGACCAAAATCGCTACCTCTCTTCATGCTTCGACACGTTGACTGCTGAGATCTATCATCTCAAGACCCAGCTTTTGCAACACACTGATTGCAATTGTGTCCTCATCCAGAAGTACATTGCCAACGAAGCAAAGAAGACCGTCGACGGCCTGCTCTCTTGTTCTCAGGCATTCCAGATGGACAATGACTCCATGAGCCCATACCGTCGAGGTTCAAGCAATAGCGGCACCAGCCCCACAGAGTCTTTGGGAGTGCCTACACCCGAGTTTGAAGGTGTTTCGCCAACTTGGTCACATCCCTTCCAGCAAGCCCCAGCATCATCTGAAGTCGGCGAGGACATGTTTGACATGGCCATTGACCAGTACAACAAGGGCACGATGGCCATGCATGGTCagcccatctccaaccttCCTCTACCTAATTCTGAGTCGGAGATGTTTGTTGGCATGGGGCCTCAACCCCAACATGTGGATGGGATAAACTGGGACTCTTCTTGGGGTTTTCGATAA
- a CDS encoding Pyr-redox-2 domain-containing protein, with protein sequence MVPDSIKLVGKALSFFIPYLGTLAAQRVAAIYHNWTWHDTPDAQNVVIIGGSFAGIELAKRLAETLPTGYKAVLIEKNSHLNYSFNFPRFSVMEGHEHEAFIPYDAICRGGPPGILTRIQDTVVDITEKQIILASGNKTDYTYLAIATGSSQPLPVQVSATELPDACREMQSVQEKIKASQRIAIVGGGAVGVQIASDTKGFYPDKDVTLIHSRGQLMNYFGKRLQDYTLTALRDELKIRVLLNERPKLPPQGNMATSATLTFSDGREEKFDLIIGCTGQRPNSSILRSLYPSAISKETSRILVEPTLQVSGDGSLDARARIFAFGDVADHGGPHMARAGWMQSRVVLDNILAMIRGEEPTQTYKPNLFIEGAIKLTLGKTQNVVYAMENDGSDVLVPGNGHLDLDIKRAWKQFGADFKQASIPN encoded by the exons ATGGTACCAGACAGCATCAAGCTAGTCGGCAAGGCATTGAGTTTCTTCATTCCATACCTCGGAACACTAGCTGCCCAGCGTGTGGCTGCTATCTATCACAACTGGACATGGCATGACACGCCCGACGCCCAGaacgtcgtcatcatcggggGTTCCTTTGCTGGCATTGAGCTGGCGAAACGCCTGGCAGAGACTCTCCCTACGGGATACAAGGCTGTTTTGATTGAGAAAAATTCTCATCTCAACTACTCCTTCAACTTCCCTCGCTTTTCTGTCATGGAGGGGCACGAACACGAAGCTTTCATCCCCTATGATGCCATTTGCCGGGGAGGGCCTCCTGGAATCTTGACACGAATCCAGGATACGGTCGTGGACATTACCGAGAAGCAAATCATTCTGGCGTCGGGGAACAAAACCGACTATACGTACCTTGCCATCGCTACAGGTTCCTCACAGCCGCTTCCAGTGCAAGTCTCAGCAACCGAACTTCCAGATGCTTGCCGCGAGATGCAAAGCGTACAAGAAAAGATTAAAGCGAGCCAGAGgatcgccatcgtcggcggAGGAGCCGTGGGAGTTCAGATTGCCAGTGACACCAAGGGCTTTTACCCAGACAAGGACGTCACGCTGATACACTCACGCGGCCAGCTCATGAATTACTTTGGAAAACGGCTTCAAGACTATACCCTAACTGCGCTTAGGGATGAGCTGAAGATCCGTGTTCTGCTGAATGAGAGACCTAAGCTACCACCACAGGGGAATATGGCTACATCAGCGACTTTGACTTTCTCAGACGGACGAGAGGAGAAGTTCGATCTTATT ATTGGGTGTACCGGACAGCGGCCCAACTCATCCATTCTGCGATCCCTTTATCCCAGTGCCATCTCCAAAGAAACGTCTCGGATTCTAGTTGAACCAACTTTACAGGTCTCAGGAGATGGGTCTCTCGACGCCAGGGCCCGCATCTTTGCTTTCGGAGATGTCGCTGACCACGGAGGTCCGCACATGGCACGAGCAGGATGGATGCAATCCAGAGTTGTGCTGGACAACATTCTTGCCATGATCCGAGGGGAGGAGCCGACTCAGACGTACAAACCAAACTTGTTCATTGAGGGGGCCATCAAGTTGACTCTGGGGAAAACGCAGAATGTTGTCTACGCTATGGAGAACGATGGCTCTGATGTGTTGGTCCCTGGAAATGGACATCTGGACCTTGATATCAAGCGAGCGTGGAAGCAATTTGGTGCAGATttcaagcaagcaagcattCCTAATTGA
- a CDS encoding SGTA-dimer domain-containing protein: MASTHTSKQRLALAICDFLSASTNDGTLTADDKDSIDVAINCIAESFKVDPTDTSAVAAAVGSQNLLQIYSVFEKARADKPAAAAASTSAPSAPEPTEEQKKESEALKSKGNAAMAQKNYGLAIDLYTQALGLNPVNAVFLSNRAAAHSANKDHASARADAEAAVSIDPGYTKAWSRLGLARFALGDARGAMEAYARGIEHEGNGGSDAMKKGYETAKRRVQEMEAEEDSLNRAAPGVGVDVNANPGMPDLGNLASMFGGAGGPGGAGGGMPDLGSIMNNPMFANMAQKLMSNPDLMNNLMSNPRLREMADRYSSGGGMPDLNSLMSDPQIGEMARSMMGGGGPGTGGNPFGGAGGQGGAQQ, from the exons ATG GCGTCCACACACACCTCCAAGCAGCGCCTCGCGCTCGCCATCTGCGACTtcctctcggcctcgacaaaTGACGGCACCCTCACcgccgacgacaaggacTCGATCGACGTGGCCATCAACTGCATCGCCGAGTCCTTCAAGGTCGACCCCACCGATACCTcggccgtcgccgccgccgtcggaTCCCAGAACCTCCTCCAGATCTACTCCGTCTTTGAAAAGGCCCGCGCCGACAAgcccgccgccgctgccgcttcTACTTCCGCCCCTTCAGCCCCCGAGCCTACCGAGGAGCAAAAGAAGGAGTCCGAGGCTCTCAAGTCAAAGGGCAACGCCGCCATGGCCCAAAAGAACTATGGCCTCGCCATCGACCTCTACACCCAGGCTCTTGGCCTAAACCCCGTCAACGCCGTCTTCCTCTCCAACCGCGCCGCTGCCCACTCGGCCAACAAGGACCACGCTTCCGCCCGCGCCGACGCCGAGGCCGCTGTCAGCATCGACCCCGGCTACACAAAGGCCTGGTCCCGCCTGGGCCTCGCCCGCTTCGCTCTCGGTGACGCTCGAGGTGCCATGGAGGCCTACGCCCGCGGCATTGAGCACGAGGGCAACGGTGGTTCCGATGCCATGAAGAAGGGCTACGAGACGGCCAAGCGCCGTGTCCAGGAGatggaggccgaggaggactcACTCAACCGCGCCGCCCCCGGCGTCGGCGTCGATGTCAACGCCAACCCCGGTATGCCCGACCTTGGCAACCTCGCCAGCATGTTTGGCGGTGCTGGCGGCCCTGGTGGTGCCGGCGGTGGCATGCCCGACCTTGGCAGCATCATGAACAACCCCATGTTTGCCAACATGGCCCAGAAGCTCATGAGCAACCCTGACTTGATGAACAACCTCATGAGTAACCCTCGTCTGCGCGAGATGGCCGATCGCTACTCTAGCGGCGGTGGTATGCCCGATCTCAACAGCCTGATGTCTGACCCTCAGATCGGTGAGAT GGCTCGATCTATGATGGGCGGTGGTGGTCCTGGTACTGGAGGCAACCCCTttggtggtgctggtggACAGGGCGGTGCGCAACAGTAA